In Gossypium raimondii isolate GPD5lz chromosome 12, ASM2569854v1, whole genome shotgun sequence, a single window of DNA contains:
- the LOC105765334 gene encoding serine/threonine-protein kinase WNK8 isoform X2 — protein sequence MITELFTSGSLRQYRKKHKNVEVKAIKSWARQILRGLHYLHSHNPPIIHRDLKCDNIFVNGNNGEVKIGDLGLATVLQQPTARSVIGTPEFMAPELYDEEYNELVDIYSFGLCILEMVTCEYPYNECKNPAQIYKKVTSGIKPASLGKVNDPQIKQFIEKCLLPASMRLPAAELLKDLFLLAETPKEPASGPPVNLIQTEPHLMEIDLNCKMIMVKPSTESIKETPRFSALELQSFTQNNEFRLKGEKNDDNTISLTLRIADQCGRARNIHFSFYLDSDTAISIAEEMVQQLDLSNEDVTAIAELIDSMIMKLVPCWKPSVGSISCLQDCLCYPSQATIKTVGEQEVFPRLAVLNCQDTEESFGSDISAESNGMVASDGSNNKPMGSSDHSYVECYNGLNAYDFGLDIGAYNHKDTSDEKNLREYIAIKHSAKNSDTSLMDSCSFASQDMSLSSLGSLSLADKDKMEELKLELDAIDSQYQQCFQELLRMREEAMENARKRWISKKKVSVM from the exons AGTTTGAGGCA ATACCGTAAGAAGCATAAGAATGTTGAGGTGAAGGCTATTAAGAGCTGGGCACGGCAAATCCTTAGAGGGTTACACTATCTGCACAGTCACAATCCTCCAATCATTCATAGAGATTTAAAATGCgataatatatttgttaatgGAAATAATGGAGAAGTGAAGATTGGAGATCTTGGATTGGCAACTGTCTTGCAGCAGCCCACCGCCCGAAGTGTAATTG GCACTCCTGAATTCATGGCTCCAGAGCTTTATGATGAGGAGTATAATGAGCTTGTCGACATATATTCTTTTGGTCTGTGCATATTGGAGATGGTTACTTGTGAATATCCatataatgaatgcaaaaatcCAGCGCAAATATACAAGAAAGTTACCTCT GGTATTAAACCCGCTTCCCTTGGTAAAGTGAATGATCCACAAATTAAGCAGTTTATTGAGAAGTGTCTTCTTCCAGCATCTATGAGATTGCCAGCTGCGGAACTCTTGAAAGATCTGTTCCTTTTGGCTGAAACTCCCAAGGAGCCTGCCAGTGGTCCACCAGTGAACTTGATCCAGACTGAACCTCATCTGATGGAAATAGATCTCAACTGTAAAATGATTATGGTCAAACCTTCTACTGAAAGCATCAAAGAAACTCCTCGGTTCTCAGCTCTGGAGCTACAGTCTTTCACTCAGAATAATGAATTTAGGTTGAAAGGGGAGAAGAATGACGATAATACAATTTCATTGACCTTGCGCATTGCTGATCAATGTG GTCGAGCAAGGAAcatccatttttcattttatctgGATTCAGATACTGCTATTTCAATTGCTGAGGAGATGGTTCAACAACTTGATTTGTCAAATGAAGATGTAACTGCCATTGCAGAGTTGATTGATAGCATGATCATGAAGCTTGTTCCCTGCTGGAAACCTTCAGTTGGAAGCATTTCATGCCTACAAGATTGCTTATGCTACCCGAGTCAGGCCACTATTAAGACAGTTGGTGAACAAGAAGTTTTCCCACGGTTGGCTGTTCTTAACTGTCAAGACACCGAAGAATCTTTCGGTTCAGATATATCAGCTGAATCTAATGGAATGGTGGCCTCAGATGGTAGTAACAACAAACCAATGGGATCTTCTGATCACAGTTACGTTGAGTGCTATAACGGTTTGAACGCATATGATTTTGGTTTAGATATTGGGGCTTATAATCATAAAGATACCAGTGACGAGAAAAACCTCAGGGAATATATAGCGATAAAACATTCCGCAAAGAACTCTGACACTTCCTTAATGGATTCTTGTTCATTTGCTTCACAAGACATGAGCTTGTCAAGCCTCGGCTCTCTATCCCTTGCAGACAAGGACAAGATGGAAGAGCTGAAATTGGAGCTTGATGCGATAGATTCACAGTACCAGCAATGCTTCCAAGAGCTCTTAAGGATGAGAGAAGAAGCAATGGAAAACGCCAGGAAGAGGTGGATATCAAAGAAGAAAGTATCTGTGATGTGA